Genomic segment of Pseudomonas sp. DY-1:
GTAACGGGCCAGTACGCCCGCATACGCGAACAATTCAACGTACCCCTGGCGGCCTTCGAAGGCATTCAGGAAGCCTTGGCGCGTATTGCCGGCAACGCCTGGCTGATGGACAGCGCGCGCATCCTCACTGCCAGCGCGGTGGATCTGGGCGAGAAGCCTTCGGTGCTGTCGGCCATCCTGAAGTACCACCTGACCGAGCGCGGCCGCCAATGCATCGGCCACGCGATGGACGTACATGGCGGCAAGGGCATCATCCTCGGGCCGAACAACTACCTGGGGCGCGCCTGGCAGGGAGCGCCCATCTCCATCACGGTCGAAGGCGCCAACATCCTCTCGCGCAACCTGATGATATTTGGCCAGGGCGCGATCCGCTGCCATCCGTTCGTGCTCAAGGAAATGGCCCTGGCCGGCCGCCAAGATCGTGACCAGGCGCTGGAGGAGTTCGACCAACTGTTACTGCGGCACATCGGTTTCGCCGTGGGCAACGCAGCCAGCAGCCTGCTGCTCGGTCTCAGCCTTGGCCGTCTTGGCGACGCGCCCGGCGACAATCTCTGCCGTCCCTACTTCCGCGCCCTCGATCGGCTGGCAGCTGCCTTCGCCCTGCTCGCCGACTGCAGCATGCTATTGCTTGGCGGCGAGCTGAAACGTCGTGAGCGGCTTTCCGCGCGACTGGGCGACGCCCTGAGCTACCTCTACCTGGCATCGGCGGCTCTCAAGCGCTATCACGACCGCGACTACCCCGAACACCTGCAACCACTGGTGCGCTGGGCACTGGAGGAAAGCCTGGGCAAGGCCGAGCAGGCCCTGGACGGACTGCTCGACAACTTCCCAAATGCCTTCATGGGCGGCCTGCTGCGAGTACTGGTGTTCCCCCTCGGCCGTCGCCATCCCGGCCCCTCGGATGAGCTGGACGCCGAAGTCGCCGGAGTGATCGGCCGCGACCGGGGAGATCCGGCGCTGGAGGAGCTGCTCGCAGGCTGCTACCGCCCGCAATCCGCCGAAGACCCAGTAGGCGCGCTGCAGCAGGCTGTCGACCTGGCCGACAACTGCCAGCCCTTGCAGCGCAAGCTGCAACAAGCGGTCAAGGCGGGCAGCCTGAAACCCGCCACGGATGAGTCCCTGGTGGACGCAGCCTTGGCCGCGGGACTGATCGATGCCGCCGGAGCCACGCAGTTGCGTGCCCTCGAGGCGGCACAGCGGCGAGTCATAGACGTCGACGATTTCAGCAAGGACGAACTCGCGCCCAGCGCGGGCAAGATTCGCTGAGCCCGCAGGCAGGACAGCCGGCGCGGCGGGCCTTATACTCCCGCGCCCGATCCAGTTTCAGGAAAGTCCGCCATGTCCAATCCCTATCTCGACCACCATCTCGCCCTGCTCGCGCACCTGCGCGGCATCCTGGTCGCCCTGGGCGAGGCGGAGCAGGTTCCCGAGGAGAACCATGCGCTCTTCGTCGAGCGCTTCGACGACCTGATGGGCGAGCTCCCGCGCGACCCGGAAGGCAGCCTGTACCTTGGCCAGGACCTGATCAGCCAGGTCTTCCATCGCTACCCGCAGATCGCCCACCTGGTCCCACGCGATCTCCTCTGGTTCTTCGGCGGCGACTGCCTGCACTTCATGCCCGACGAAGAAATCGACCTGTTCCAGCGCCTCGATGAGCGCCGCTACGAAGCCGAACAGAACGGCGAGCCGTTCGACTGGAACCTGGAGAAGCGGTTGCTGGCCCTGCCGGAAGACAGCAACAAGCACTGACACCTGCCGGGGCGGCACTCTCTGCCGCCCCATCTTCGCGCCGAATTTCGCCACCCATCGCCCGCCTTCCCGACACAATTGCGGCAAGGTGCCAGCCTCTGCCATCATTGCGAATCATTCGTAAACACTCTTTCAAGTACTTCTCAATGAGGTCAGCGTGTCGGTCGGTAATTCCGCAAATCCGCAACTGGTAGGGCTGCTTTACCGAGACCATCGTGATTGGCTGTTCCACTGGCTTCGCAAGACGGTGCAATGCCCCCATCGCGCCGAAGACGTGAGCCAGGACACCTTCGTCCGCCTGCTCGCACGGACCGACCTGCAACCTCCCCGTGAACCCCGTGCCCTGCT
This window contains:
- a CDS encoding PA2817 family protein, which encodes MSNPYLDHHLALLAHLRGILVALGEAEQVPEENHALFVERFDDLMGELPRDPEGSLYLGQDLISQVFHRYPQIAHLVPRDLLWFFGGDCLHFMPDEEIDLFQRLDERRYEAEQNGEPFDWNLEKRLLALPEDSNKH
- a CDS encoding acyl-CoA dehydrogenase; the protein is MLLLWILALGLGVAYLAHRRIAPLPALALVAGYLVLMGLFGHSPGWLLLVFWLLWLAVALPLALPGPRRQWLSSPLFSWFQRVLPPMSETERDAIEAGTVWWDGELFSGRPDWRKLLDSPRPQLTEEEQAFLDGPTEDLCAMVSDWEIGQKLDLPPEAWEHIKKHGFFALIIPKEYGGKGFSAYAHSQVAMKLATRSGDLASTVMVPNSLGPAELLLHYGTDEQRRHYLPRLASGEDIPCFALTGPLAGSDAGAMPDVGIVCKGQWQGEDVIGLRLTWEKRYITLGPIATLLGLAFKAHDPDHLLGDEEDLGISLALIPTDTSGVEIGRRHLPLGAAFMNGPNSGKDVFVPLDFVIGGQAMLGKGWMMLMNCLSVGRSISLPAASTGAAKFTSLVTGQYARIREQFNVPLAAFEGIQEALARIAGNAWLMDSARILTASAVDLGEKPSVLSAILKYHLTERGRQCIGHAMDVHGGKGIILGPNNYLGRAWQGAPISITVEGANILSRNLMIFGQGAIRCHPFVLKEMALAGRQDRDQALEEFDQLLLRHIGFAVGNAASSLLLGLSLGRLGDAPGDNLCRPYFRALDRLAAAFALLADCSMLLLGGELKRRERLSARLGDALSYLYLASAALKRYHDRDYPEHLQPLVRWALEESLGKAEQALDGLLDNFPNAFMGGLLRVLVFPLGRRHPGPSDELDAEVAGVIGRDRGDPALEELLAGCYRPQSAEDPVGALQQAVDLADNCQPLQRKLQQAVKAGSLKPATDESLVDAALAAGLIDAAGATQLRALEAAQRRVIDVDDFSKDELAPSAGKIR